One part of the Coturnix japonica isolate 7356 chromosome 22, Coturnix japonica 2.1, whole genome shotgun sequence genome encodes these proteins:
- the NEFM gene encoding neurofilament medium polypeptide — protein sequence MSYTMEPLGNPSYRRVMTETRATYSRASASPSSGFRSQSWSRGSGSTVSSSYKRTNLGAPRTAYGSTVLSSAESLDVSQSSLLNGAAELKLSRSNEKEQLQGLNDRFAGYIEKVHYLEQQNKEIEAELAALRQKHAGRAQLGDAYEQELRELRGALEQVSHEKAQIQLDSEHIEEDIQRLRERFEDEARLRDETEATIRALRKEMEEASLMRAELDKKVQSLQDEVAFLRGNHEEEVAELLAQLQASHATVERKDYLKTDLTTALKEIRAQLECQSDHNMHQAEEWFKCRYAKLTEAAEQNKEAIRSAKEEIAEYRRQLQSKSIELESVRGTKESLERQLSDIEERHNNDLTTYQDTIHQLENELRGTKWEMARHLREYQDLLNVKMALDIEIAAYRKLLEGEETRFSAFSGSITGPIFTHRQPSVTIASTKIQKTKIEPPKLKVQHKFVEEIIEETKVEDEKSEMEDALASIAEEMAAKAQQEEQEEEKAEEEAVEEEAVSEKAAEQAEEEEEKEEEEEAEEEEAAKSDAAEEGGSEKEEIEEKEEGEEAEEEAEAKGKAEEAAAKVEKVKTPPAKSPPKSPPKSPVTEQAKAVQKGAAEVGKDQKAEKAAEKAAKEEEKAASPEKPATPKVTSPEKPATPEKPSTPEKAITPEKLRSPEKPTTPEKPTTPEKVVSPEKPASPEKPRTPEKPASPEKLATPEKPRTPEKPVTPEKPRSPVKPSSPIKDEKAVVEESIAVTKVTKVTAEVEVSKEARKEDIAVNGEVEEKKDEAKEKEAEEEEKGVVTNGLDVSPIDEKGEKVVVTKKAEKITSEGGDSTTTYITKSVTVTQKVEEHEESFEEKLVSTKKVEKVTSHAVVKEIKE from the exons ATGAGCTACACCATGGAGCCCTTGGGCAACCCCTCGTACCGCAGGGTGATGACCGAGACCCGAGCCACGTACAGCCGGGCCAGCGCGTCCCCGTCCAGCGGATTCCGCTCTCAGTCGTGGTCTCGGGGCTCCGGCAGCACCGTATCCTCGTCCTACAAACGTACCAACCTCGGGGCTCCGCGGACCGCTTACGGCTCCACCGTGCTGAGCTCCGCAGAGAGCCTCGACGTGAGTCAGTCCTCGCTGTTGAACGGGGCGGCCGAGCTGAAGCTGAGCCGCTCCAATGAAAAAGAGCAGCTGCAAGGGCTGAACGACCGTTTCGCGGGGTACATCGAAAAAGTGCATTACctggagcagcagaacaaggaaATCGAAGCGGAACTGGCGGCGCTGCGGCAGAAACACGCCGGGAGGGCTCAGCTGGGGGATGCCTACGAGCAGGAGCTGCGGGAGCTGCGCGGGGCCCTGGAGCAGGTGAGCCACGAGAAGGCACAGATCCAGCTGGATTCGGAGCACATCGAGGAGGACATCCAGAGGCTGCGGGAGCGTTTCGAGGATGAGGCTCGGCTGCGAGATGAAACGGAGGCCACCATCCGCGCCCTGCGTAAGGAGATGGAGGAGGCCTCGCTGATGCGGGCGGAGCTGGATAAGAAGGTGCAGTCGCTGCAGGACGAGGTGGCCTTTCTGCGGGGCAACCACGAGGAGGAGGTGGCCGAGCTGCTGGCTCAGCTTCAGGCGTCCCACGCTACGGTGGAGAGGAAGGACTACCTGAAGACGGACCTGACCACGGCGCTGAAGGAGATCCGCGCTCAGCTGGAGTGTCAGTCCGACCACAACATGCACCAGGCCGAGGAATGGTTCAAGTGCCGCTACGCCAAGCTGACGGAGGCGGCCGAGCAGAACAAGGAAGCCATTCGCTCCGCTAAAGAGGAGATCGCCGAGTACCGGAGGCAGCTGCAGTCCAAGAGCATCGAGCTGGAGTCGGTGCGTGGCACCAAGGAGTCGCTGGAGCGGCAGCTGAGCGACATCGAGGAACGTCACAACAACGATCTCACCACTTATCAG GACACGATCCATCAGCTGGAAAATGAGCTCAGAGGAACGAAGTGGGAGATGGCGCGTCATTTGAGGGAGTACCAGGATCTCCTCAATGTCAAGATGGCCCTGGATATCGAAATTGCTGCATACAG GAAGCTGCTGGAGGGTGAGGAGACAAGATTCAGTGCCTTCTCTGGAAGCATCACTGGACCCATATTCACACACAGACAACCATCGGTCACAATAGCCTCcactaaaatacagaaaaccaAAATCGAGCCACCAAAGCTGAAGGTCCAGCACAAATTTGTAGAAGAAATCATCGAAGAGACAAAAGTAGAGGATGAGAAGTCTGAAATGGAAGATGCCCTTGCATCTATCGCAGAAGAAATGGCAGCAAAGGCTCAGCAGGAAgaacaagaggaggaaaaggcagaagaagaaGCTGTAGAGGAAGAAGCTGTTTCTGAGAAGGCTGCAGAAcaggcagaggaggaagaagagaaggaggaggaagaagaagcagaggaggaagaagctgcaaaatcagatgctgcagaagaaggaggctctgaaaaggaagaaatagaggaaaaggaagaaggggaggaggcTGAAGAAGAAGCTGAAGCCAAGGGCAAAGCTGAAGAGGCAGCTGCAAAGGtagaaaaagtgaaaacacCTCCCGCAAAGTCACCCCCTAAATCCCCTCCTAAATCCCCTGTAACAGAGCAAGCCAAGGCCGttcagaaaggagcagcagaggtaGGAAAGgatcagaaagcagagaaagctgcTGAGAAGGCAGccaaggaggaggagaaagcagcatCCCCAGAGAAGCCAGCGACACCGAAGGTGACCTCCCCAGAGAAACCAGCGACTCCAGAGAAACCATCAACCCCAGAGAAAGCAATCACCCCTGAGAAGCTCCGCTCCCCAGAAAAGCCAACAACCCcagaaaaaccaacaaccccAGAAAAAGTGGTGAGCCCAGAGAAACCAGCAAGCCCAGAGAAGCCCCGAACCCCAGAGAAACCAGCGAGCCCTGAAAAGCTGGCAACACCAGAGAAGCCCCGCACTCCTGAAAAGCCAGTGACGCCTGAGAAGCCCCGTTCTCCAGTGAAGCCATCCTCCCCAATCAAAGATGAAAAGGCTGTGGTGGAGGAGAGCATCGCTGTCACAAAGGTAACAAAAGTCACTGCAGAGGTGGAGGTGTCGAAGGAAGCCAGGAAAGAAGACATCGCGGTGAATGGTGAagtggaggaaaagaaggatgaGGCGAAGgagaaggaggctgaggaagaagagaagggtGTTGTCACCAATGGGCTTGACGTGAGCCCCATCGATGAGAAGGGTGAGAAAGTTGTAGTAAccaaaaaagcagagaaaatcaCAAGTGAAGGAGGGGACAGTACAACCACGTACATCACAAAGTCGGTGACGGTCACTCAGAAGGTGGAGGAACATGAAGAGAGCTTTGAGGAGAAATTAGTGTCCACTAAGAAAGTGGAGAAAGTTACTTCACATGCTGTAGTAAAAGAGATTAAAGAGTGA